In a genomic window of Allomeiothermus silvanus DSM 9946:
- a CDS encoding XdhC family protein yields MQQHEVRALLAGLREGLAQGEGLALATIVGVSGSAYRREGTKMLIRADGSYTCMLSGGCLEPEIVEAARGVVASGKPLLTRYNLDEEVTWGLGIGCGGAVEVYIEKVQPDAVMDRWWEVLERGEPALLVTPLEPSLGRWMISAKAEVGGLEDPALEAQVRERAKGLLEQLQPQPLTHTFHLSDGRSVRVFIDVSLPPSELVVFGAGHDAIPLSQMAVNLGFRVRIVDMRTQFALPSRFPGAEVHLLRPEQFPTLPLNERSLVVVMNHNLLVDQSTLEFVLRTPAAYIGLLGPRARFEKILKSLAQEGRPLREEQIRRVRNPIGLAIGAESPEEVAMAILAEILALQRGFEGGFLSGRQGRIHIPNRPELAGS; encoded by the coding sequence ATGCAACAGCACGAAGTTCGTGCGCTCTTGGCGGGCTTGCGCGAGGGGCTGGCGCAGGGAGAGGGGCTGGCCCTGGCGACTATTGTGGGGGTGAGCGGCTCGGCCTACCGCCGGGAGGGTACCAAGATGCTCATCCGCGCCGACGGCAGCTACACCTGTATGCTCTCGGGCGGCTGCCTCGAGCCCGAGATCGTGGAGGCTGCCCGGGGCGTGGTGGCTTCGGGAAAACCCCTCCTCACCCGCTACAACCTCGATGAGGAGGTGACCTGGGGCCTGGGGATCGGCTGCGGGGGGGCGGTAGAGGTCTATATCGAAAAAGTCCAACCGGATGCGGTCATGGACCGCTGGTGGGAGGTGCTGGAGCGCGGGGAACCGGCCTTGCTGGTGACCCCCCTCGAGCCCAGCCTGGGCCGGTGGATGATTTCCGCCAAAGCGGAGGTGGGGGGGCTCGAGGACCCAGCCTTGGAAGCCCAAGTACGGGAGAGGGCGAAGGGCTTGCTCGAGCAGCTCCAACCCCAGCCCCTAACCCACACCTTCCATCTTTCCGATGGCCGGAGCGTCCGGGTATTTATCGACGTGAGCCTGCCCCCATCGGAACTGGTGGTCTTCGGGGCTGGGCACGACGCTATCCCTCTGTCGCAGATGGCGGTGAATCTGGGTTTTCGGGTACGGATAGTGGACATGCGTACTCAGTTCGCTCTGCCCAGCCGCTTCCCTGGGGCTGAGGTACACCTGCTGCGTCCCGAGCAGTTCCCCACCCTGCCTCTGAACGAGCGCAGCTTGGTAGTGGTGATGAACCACAACCTCTTGGTAGATCAGAGTACCCTCGAGTTTGTCCTGCGAACCCCTGCTGCTTATATTGGGTTGTTGGGACCGCGCGCACGGTTCGAGAAAATCTTAAAAAGCCTCGCGCAAGAGGGTCGTCCCTTGCGCGAGGAACAGATTCGTAGAGTACGCAACCCAATAGGATTGGCCATAGGGGCCGAGTCGCCGGAAGAGGTGGCCATGGCCATCCTTGCGGAGATCCTCGCCCTTCAGCGGGGCTTCGAGGGGGGGTTCCTAAGCGGGCGCCAAGGGCGGATTCATATACCGAACCGACCCGAGCTGGCGGGAAGCTAG
- the mobA gene encoding molybdenum cofactor guanylyltransferase, whose protein sequence is MTYSGAILAGGKSRRFGQDKARFVWQEKTLMEWGLEALSGASERFIVANQPYPEFAVRVYADRIPGGDSLSGLHSALSYAQNDWVAVAACDLPFLTQGYWDFLWRCVGTYQAVAGVGPTGFPEPLAAFYHRSLLPEIEARLERGELKLQAVLRAARTLYVPWSKLEPRFGPRLYTNVNTPGDL, encoded by the coding sequence ATGACCTACAGCGGCGCAATTCTCGCGGGTGGAAAGTCCCGGCGCTTCGGCCAGGATAAGGCCCGCTTTGTCTGGCAGGAGAAAACCCTGATGGAGTGGGGGCTCGAGGCCCTCTCCGGCGCCTCCGAGCGGTTCATCGTGGCCAACCAACCCTACCCCGAGTTCGCTGTACGGGTCTACGCTGACCGGATCCCGGGCGGGGATTCCCTATCCGGCCTGCACTCGGCCTTGAGCTACGCGCAAAACGATTGGGTCGCGGTAGCGGCGTGTGACTTGCCTTTTTTGACCCAAGGGTATTGGGATTTTTTGTGGCGATGCGTAGGGACCTACCAGGCGGTAGCAGGGGTCGGGCCGACGGGCTTTCCCGAGCCTCTGGCGGCTTTCTACCACCGTTCCCTCCTGCCCGAGATCGAGGCCCGGCTCGAGCGGGGAGAGCTGAAGCTGCAAGCCGTACTACGGGCCGCCCGTACACTGTACGTTCCTTGGTCGAAGCTCGAGCCTCGCTTTGGCCCCCGCCTCTACACCAACGTCAACACCCCCGGCGACCTATAG
- a CDS encoding sensor histidine kinase: MDLVPSVYRFIRLARLILPFLIVMVVVIFEVTLRPMGISSQSFWVHLTFYGLLGPLVTFVTLEWIAQQVLERERAQAALFEANRRLSMVGRVLKRSLSAENLEQALRAIAEELREGLGREVALTLEGVQAASAGFVPAHATLTFPLVGLSGSLEVQLPYPPSPEEREYLEVLAGEVASALGEVRSRTRDLLTLYEVDQALRAEANLEKLLEGLLGRILEWAQAEGGGVMLLDEDHFLQPRIIRGLSLPGHAFLPEGAWARALETPTFVQDDLLALPLREQTPVGLLLVRGDAENLRTRMPFLRFLAAQVTFSVRNAQAYLRAEELALAEERNRIAREIHDGIAQALAFMALKLDLAERLLDTDRKRALAEMAQVRETLRAQIREVRRSIFALRPIDLERYGFLESLRRYSLAFAEQAGFRVRLDLPEQVELSQASELVLFRVLQEALTNAAKYARPGLVQVRLVSLGERGARLEVRDNGKGFAQAIPGGMGGFGLTQMRERVEARGGQFAVESVPGEGTTVRVELPY, encoded by the coding sequence ATGGATCTAGTTCCTAGCGTTTACCGCTTCATCCGCCTGGCCCGGCTGATCCTACCGTTTCTGATCGTGATGGTGGTGGTAATCTTCGAGGTCACCCTGCGGCCCATGGGAATCAGCAGCCAGAGTTTTTGGGTGCACTTGACCTTCTATGGGCTTTTGGGACCTCTGGTGACCTTCGTCACCTTGGAGTGGATCGCTCAGCAAGTCCTCGAGCGCGAGCGTGCTCAGGCTGCTTTGTTCGAGGCCAACCGCCGACTGTCGATGGTGGGGAGGGTGCTGAAGCGTTCGCTCTCGGCAGAGAACCTGGAACAGGCCCTAAGGGCCATTGCAGAAGAGTTGCGCGAGGGCCTAGGGAGGGAGGTGGCCCTGACGCTCGAGGGGGTGCAGGCGGCTTCCGCAGGGTTCGTACCCGCTCATGCAACGCTGACCTTTCCCCTAGTAGGACTTTCCGGCAGCCTCGAGGTTCAGCTTCCCTACCCTCCCAGCCCTGAAGAGCGAGAGTATCTGGAGGTGCTGGCCGGAGAGGTTGCCAGCGCTTTGGGCGAGGTGCGCAGCCGTACCCGTGACCTGCTCACCCTCTACGAAGTGGACCAGGCCCTCAGGGCAGAGGCCAACCTAGAAAAGCTGCTCGAGGGGCTCCTCGGTCGGATCCTGGAGTGGGCCCAGGCCGAGGGGGGTGGGGTGATGCTGTTGGACGAGGACCATTTCCTCCAGCCGCGCATCATCCGGGGGCTATCCCTACCGGGCCACGCTTTTCTGCCGGAGGGAGCCTGGGCACGGGCGCTCGAGACCCCCACCTTTGTGCAGGATGACCTGCTGGCCCTGCCTCTGCGCGAGCAGACCCCGGTGGGCCTCCTATTGGTGCGGGGAGACGCCGAAAACCTGCGGACCCGTATGCCCTTTTTGCGTTTTTTAGCCGCCCAGGTGACCTTTTCCGTGCGCAACGCCCAAGCCTATCTGCGGGCCGAAGAACTGGCCCTGGCCGAAGAGCGCAACCGTATCGCCCGGGAAATCCACGATGGGATCGCCCAGGCCCTGGCTTTCATGGCGCTTAAGCTAGATCTCGCCGAGCGGTTGCTCGATACCGACCGAAAGCGGGCCTTGGCCGAGATGGCCCAGGTACGCGAAACCTTGAGGGCCCAGATCCGCGAGGTACGCCGGAGCATCTTTGCGCTCAGGCCCATTGACCTCGAGCGGTACGGCTTTCTGGAGTCCTTGCGCCGCTACTCCCTGGCCTTCGCCGAGCAGGCCGGTTTCCGGGTGCGCCTTGACCTGCCCGAACAGGTCGAACTCTCCCAGGCTTCGGAGCTGGTGCTCTTCCGGGTGTTGCAAGAAGCCCTCACCAACGCAGCCAAATACGCCCGACCGGGGTTGGTCCAGGTGCGCTTGGTGTCGCTGGGCGAGCGGGGGGCGCGGCTCGAGGTTCGCGACAACGGCAAAGGTTTCGCGCAAGCTATCCCAGGCGGGATGGGCGGTTTTGGTCTGACCCAGATGCGCGAGCGGGTGGAGGCCCGAGGCGGCCAGTTCGCCGTCGAGTCGGTGCCGGGGGAGGGGACCACGGTGCGGGTGGAGTTGCCCTACTAA
- a CDS encoding RNA methyltransferase — translation MNPSLLDSIRVVLVSPQEPMNVGAVARAMRNFGLGDLWLVAPEPTVAETLEAPLNAKAYHLAVRAEVILDQARRSKTLLEAVQDCVLVVGTTVRSRDVYPGSLVSPRTLTPQVLKAAQRGKVALVFGRETFGLTNDELDLAQYILRIPTAPEQTNLNLAQAVLLVAYELFIGAENPPEPPADQPATRDALEALFDDLERYVLEIGFTDPRRLPYTRRRLRRILHKATLTDPEVKMLRGFLHQSRWYAKHGKNK, via the coding sequence ATGAACCCCTCACTTCTCGATTCCATTCGCGTCGTGCTGGTTTCCCCGCAGGAGCCTATGAATGTCGGGGCGGTAGCCCGCGCCATGCGCAACTTCGGGCTTGGCGATCTGTGGCTGGTAGCCCCCGAACCCACCGTGGCGGAAACCCTCGAGGCCCCGCTTAACGCAAAGGCGTACCATCTGGCGGTACGGGCTGAGGTGATCCTAGACCAAGCCCGTCGCAGCAAAACGCTGCTCGAGGCAGTGCAGGACTGTGTGCTGGTGGTCGGAACTACCGTGCGAAGCCGCGATGTCTACCCCGGATCGCTGGTTTCCCCGCGCACCCTCACCCCGCAGGTGCTGAAGGCTGCGCAGAGGGGCAAGGTGGCCCTGGTCTTTGGCCGCGAGACCTTCGGTCTTACCAACGATGAGCTCGACCTCGCGCAGTACATCCTGCGCATCCCGACCGCCCCTGAGCAGACCAACCTCAACCTGGCCCAGGCGGTGCTCTTGGTAGCTTACGAACTGTTCATCGGGGCGGAGAATCCCCCTGAGCCTCCTGCCGACCAGCCGGCAACGCGAGATGCCCTCGAGGCCCTTTTTGACGACCTGGAAAGATACGTGCTGGAGATTGGCTTCACCGATCCCCGCCGCCTGCCCTACACCCGCCGCCGCTTGCGCCGGATCCTGCACAAGGCTACCCTCACCGACCCCGAGGTCAAGATGTTGCGCGGGTTTTTGCACCAAAGCCGCTGGTATGCCAAGCACGGGAAAAACAAGTGA